A window of the Isosphaera pallida ATCC 43644 genome harbors these coding sequences:
- a CDS encoding HEAT domain-containing protein yields the protein MSEGTRPAGGGRWAAWGLAACGMIGWGGCGSSDPATTDPRLHVQTTAPSAAVAHAGTTPASTGPLASRPDATPLERGDNQAIQQELARLKAKSASSDRPVLFETEVAQLVAILNQLVVGFPHADEETRSAIVGLARDLLIRLGATDAPPDWASAIKPIGAVYHAGLVSPSRQVRYATVASTGLCWEWYPGRTPLPIEERILNDWKQTLYDQVIQCLKDEDPLVRVAAVATLSTLPIDSLAAPALELLGDPEIAVRCQVLLSFAQRESLLIPEQVLPLLHSDPEVAIQARRTLTQMGLSEAQIQLGGLAYHPQASQRLRGLDLVATGALGDSGDPEVWLLRFSRDPEAMVRLRVVELLSGPDPVVTWRPGSELARRLDEMAMIDPAREVRAAARDLVAARKTAATDEDATAWLPPLPGDRRFNPIAN from the coding sequence ATGAGCGAAGGAACGCGACCCGCGGGAGGGGGACGATGGGCTGCCTGGGGCCTGGCCGCTTGCGGGATGATTGGTTGGGGAGGATGCGGATCGTCAGATCCGGCGACCACCGACCCGCGACTCCACGTCCAAACCACCGCCCCTAGCGCCGCGGTTGCCCACGCCGGAACCACCCCGGCATCCACCGGCCCGCTGGCGAGTCGGCCCGACGCCACGCCGCTGGAGCGAGGCGACAACCAGGCGATTCAACAGGAACTAGCTCGACTCAAAGCCAAGTCCGCCTCGAGCGATCGACCGGTTCTCTTCGAGACCGAGGTCGCTCAACTGGTCGCCATCCTCAACCAACTCGTCGTGGGGTTCCCACACGCCGACGAGGAGACCCGTTCGGCGATCGTCGGCTTAGCACGCGACCTGTTGATCCGTCTCGGCGCGACTGACGCCCCGCCCGATTGGGCCTCCGCCATCAAACCGATCGGGGCGGTTTATCACGCCGGTTTGGTCAGTCCCTCACGCCAAGTCCGCTACGCCACCGTCGCCTCCACCGGACTCTGCTGGGAATGGTATCCCGGACGTACCCCGCTGCCGATCGAGGAGCGAATCCTCAACGACTGGAAACAGACGCTCTACGACCAAGTAATTCAATGTCTCAAAGATGAGGATCCATTGGTCCGTGTGGCAGCGGTGGCGACCCTCTCGACGCTGCCGATTGACTCGTTGGCCGCTCCGGCACTGGAATTGCTGGGCGACCCCGAAATCGCCGTCCGCTGCCAGGTGCTTCTCAGTTTCGCTCAGCGCGAGAGCTTACTCATTCCTGAACAAGTCTTACCTTTGTTGCACAGCGACCCTGAGGTGGCGATTCAAGCGCGTCGGACCTTGACCCAGATGGGGCTGTCCGAAGCGCAGATTCAACTGGGCGGCTTGGCGTACCATCCTCAGGCGTCGCAACGTCTTCGGGGTCTGGACCTGGTGGCCACTGGCGCGTTGGGCGATTCAGGTGATCCCGAGGTCTGGTTGCTGCGGTTTTCCCGTGACCCTGAGGCGATGGTGAGGCTAAGGGTTGTGGAGCTTCTCAGCGGTCCCGACCCGGTGGTGACTTGGCGGCCCGGTTCGGAGTTGGCCCGTCGTCTCGACGAGATGGCGATGATCGATCCGGCCCGCGAAGTTCGCGCCGCGGCCCGCGATTTGGTGGCGGCCCGCAAGACGGCTGCGACTGACGAGGACGCCACCGCCTGGTTGCCTCCTTTGCCGGGTGATCGCCGTTTCAATCCCATCGCCAACTGA
- a CDS encoding phospholipid carrier-dependent glycosyltransferase encodes MPSSWVGGGVETEVCLAAEPRSGAEAWSRNVGLGAIVAACLTGWGMVWILADRVSATYDEVAYQDQAARWWRTGEDETISRMGSPVTFWKLQQTVPLAIFDLVGLDCWIDQPAQHRAESLPWLRRASGVFLALTAALTGVWAWRIAGPIAGGFAAWMTVLSPNLLAHGGLITMESPLTAASAVVFWTAWEALRARNQGRAAAARRWWLATGLSVGLAFSLKFTALLYPWLVAGCGWVVELRRGEVAAAAWRALARGLGLMMSLVLVNLLLTGGATLVPSRHQGAHPVLERLPEPARRGVGWLIERPWPRDWAALAIQLQHQRGGGPSYLLGEVRDRGWREYYLLALVVKMPLAVWGLLAARAWWSWVEWRESTQGRTQADLFAPLVVMGFLAIASLGSSRNYGMRYVLPVAPAAIVWVAGLLRASRPLGGGRLGRAAGLAGLTALASATASCLPYPLTFFNTLAGGVSGGAWWLADSNLDWGQGARPLAECQAQRPELTDLTLFAFGDADPAEFGVVGVIHLIDAHGFKRIDGRLVDRGPQAGASRQCLPRPEFSATRYVAVSLSLSHGPWGPPGWFAVVRQVQPIAVTPDGSIWIYETQAVRQAAQSQTNSN; translated from the coding sequence GTGCCGTCCTCCTGGGTGGGGGGCGGTGTCGAAACCGAGGTGTGTCTTGCCGCGGAACCACGGAGCGGAGCGGAGGCGTGGAGCCGCAACGTCGGGCTTGGGGCGATCGTGGCGGCATGTTTGACCGGGTGGGGGATGGTCTGGATTCTGGCCGACCGCGTCTCGGCCACTTACGACGAAGTGGCCTATCAAGATCAAGCTGCGCGTTGGTGGCGAACTGGCGAGGACGAGACGATAAGCCGGATGGGTTCGCCGGTCACGTTTTGGAAGCTCCAGCAAACCGTCCCCCTGGCCATCTTCGACCTGGTGGGGCTTGATTGTTGGATTGACCAACCCGCGCAGCATCGGGCCGAATCCTTGCCCTGGCTCCGACGAGCCTCGGGCGTCTTCCTGGCGCTGACGGCGGCGTTGACTGGCGTATGGGCTTGGCGGATCGCCGGGCCGATTGCGGGCGGGTTCGCGGCCTGGATGACCGTGCTTAGCCCCAATCTGCTGGCTCATGGCGGACTCATTACGATGGAGTCGCCCCTGACGGCCGCCTCGGCCGTGGTCTTCTGGACCGCTTGGGAGGCGCTGAGGGCGCGGAACCAAGGCCGTGCGGCGGCAGCGCGGCGTTGGTGGTTGGCGACCGGGTTGAGTGTGGGGCTGGCCTTTTCACTGAAGTTCACCGCCTTATTGTATCCGTGGCTGGTCGCGGGCTGTGGTTGGGTCGTCGAGCTTCGTCGGGGGGAGGTGGCGGCAGCGGCATGGCGCGCGTTGGCGCGCGGGTTGGGGTTGATGATGAGCCTGGTGTTGGTAAATCTCTTGTTGACCGGCGGGGCGACCCTGGTTCCCAGTCGTCATCAGGGCGCGCATCCCGTGTTGGAGCGGTTGCCCGAACCGGCGCGGCGTGGGGTCGGTTGGTTAATCGAACGGCCCTGGCCGCGGGATTGGGCCGCCTTGGCCATTCAGCTTCAACATCAACGCGGCGGTGGTCCCAGCTACCTTCTGGGAGAAGTGCGCGACCGGGGTTGGCGGGAGTATTATCTCCTCGCCTTGGTGGTGAAAATGCCACTAGCGGTTTGGGGACTCTTGGCGGCCCGCGCCTGGTGGTCGTGGGTCGAGTGGCGGGAGTCAACGCAGGGACGAACTCAAGCTGATCTGTTTGCACCTTTGGTTGTGATGGGATTCTTGGCGATCGCGTCGTTGGGTTCGAGCCGCAACTACGGGATGCGTTACGTGTTGCCGGTGGCTCCCGCGGCGATTGTCTGGGTGGCGGGTCTTCTTAGGGCGAGCCGCCCGCTGGGTGGGGGGCGTCTTGGGCGGGCGGCAGGGTTGGCCGGACTCACGGCGTTGGCCAGCGCGACCGCCTCCTGTCTGCCCTATCCACTGACTTTTTTCAATACGTTGGCGGGCGGCGTCTCGGGTGGGGCGTGGTGGTTGGCCGACTCCAACCTAGATTGGGGACAAGGGGCGCGGCCATTGGCGGAGTGTCAAGCACAACGGCCCGAATTGACCGACTTGACCCTGTTCGCTTTTGGCGACGCCGACCCGGCCGAATTCGGTGTGGTGGGCGTGATTCATCTGATCGACGCCCACGGATTCAAACGGATCGACGGACGCTTGGTCGATCGGGGTCCTCAAGCCGGTGCCTCCCGCCAGTGCCTCCCCCGTCCCGAATTCAGCGCCACCCGATACGTGGCGGTTTCGCTCTCGCTTTCGCACGGCCCTTGGGGACCGCCCGGTTGGTTCGCGGTGGTCCGACAGGTCCAACCGATCGCCGTCACCCCCGACGGCTCGATCTGGATTTACGAAACCCAGGCGGTTCGACAGGCGGCTCAATCCCAGACCAACTCGAACTAG
- the accD gene encoding acetyl-CoA carboxylase, carboxyltransferase subunit beta → MSGAVSPSPSNDAVTRKRGVPEGIWMRCDACRATLFRRDVERALGVCPACGHHFTISARERIRQLLDPDTFEEWHADLLPDDPLGFNDRRPYPERIAAEQKRTGLREACLVGQGFVKGIRLVLAVTDSNFIMGSMGSVVGEKLTRAIEQATRERLPIVIVSGSGGGARMHEGILSLMQMAKVSAALGRHHQAGQLHISVLTNPTMGGVAASFASLGDIILAEPKALIGFAGPRVIAQTVGVKLPEGFQTSEFLLKHGFIDQIVHRHDLRGRIAQLIDYVS, encoded by the coding sequence ATGAGTGGCGCGGTTTCCCCCAGCCCTTCCAACGACGCGGTGACGCGCAAGCGGGGCGTTCCTGAAGGGATTTGGATGCGTTGCGACGCCTGCCGCGCGACGCTGTTCCGCCGCGACGTGGAACGCGCCCTTGGAGTCTGCCCAGCCTGCGGCCACCACTTCACCATCTCGGCCCGGGAACGGATTCGCCAACTGCTCGACCCCGACACCTTCGAGGAATGGCACGCCGACCTGTTGCCCGACGACCCTCTCGGTTTCAACGACCGCCGCCCCTACCCCGAACGGATCGCCGCCGAACAGAAGCGCACCGGCCTACGCGAAGCCTGTCTGGTCGGCCAAGGCTTCGTCAAAGGCATCCGGCTGGTCCTGGCCGTGACCGACTCCAACTTCATCATGGGCAGCATGGGCTCGGTCGTCGGCGAAAAACTGACCCGCGCTATCGAACAAGCCACCCGCGAGCGGCTGCCAATTGTGATCGTCTCCGGCTCTGGCGGCGGCGCGCGGATGCACGAAGGGATTTTGTCGCTGATGCAAATGGCCAAAGTCTCCGCCGCGCTGGGCCGTCACCACCAGGCCGGTCAACTCCATATCTCGGTGCTCACCAACCCTACCATGGGCGGGGTCGCCGCCAGCTTCGCCTCCCTGGGCGACATCATCCTCGCTGAACCCAAAGCGCTGATCGGTTTCGCCGGTCCCCGAGTCATCGCGCAAACCGTTGGGGTCAAGCTGCCCGAAGGATTCCAAACCAGCGAATTCTTACTCAAGCATGGATTCATTGACCAAATTGTTCACCGTCACGACCTGCGGGGCCGCATCGCGCAGTTGATTGACTACGTTTCCTAG
- a CDS encoding histidine phosphatase family protein: protein MTEVILIRPGATLYDEQHRIQGVLDIPLSDQGRRQVEDLAERLTERRLTALYYGPGDSVEQTAAILGPRLALKPRLIEELHNLDQGLWQGLCIDEIKRRHARVFRQWVEAPDTVCPPQGETIDQARERLKTALKPILKRHRDETFGLIVPEPLARIVACHLRQTGDIQLEETPPTATFETIAVDPQLCRNGWAS, encoded by the coding sequence ATGACCGAGGTGATTCTCATCCGCCCCGGAGCGACGCTCTACGACGAGCAGCACCGCATCCAGGGCGTTTTGGACATCCCCCTGAGCGATCAGGGCCGCCGTCAGGTCGAAGACCTGGCCGAACGGCTGACCGAGCGTCGCCTGACCGCCCTATACTACGGTCCCGGCGATTCGGTCGAGCAAACCGCCGCCATCCTCGGGCCACGACTGGCGCTCAAACCGCGGCTAATCGAGGAGCTGCACAATCTAGATCAGGGCTTGTGGCAAGGCTTGTGCATCGACGAGATCAAACGCCGCCATGCCCGTGTCTTCCGCCAGTGGGTCGAAGCGCCCGACACAGTCTGTCCCCCCCAGGGCGAAACCATCGACCAAGCCCGGGAACGTCTCAAAACCGCCCTCAAACCGATCCTCAAGCGGCATCGGGACGAAACCTTCGGCTTGATCGTGCCCGAACCGCTGGCCCGAATCGTCGCCTGTCACCTGCGTCAAACTGGTGACATCCAACTCGAGGAAACCCCGCCCACGGCCACCTTCGAGACCATCGCGGTCGATCCCCAGTTGTGCCGCAACGGCTGGGCCAGCTAA
- a CDS encoding ribulose-phosphate 3-epimerase, which produces MSPSATSDRGSRLTVWDGLDQSGPFITPSLLACDFGRMRDVLDRIARIGVQAVHLDVMDGRFVPNLTYGPPVIARWREATHLVFDAHLMIVEPERWIDPFADAGCDTLVVHLEAVEQPWPVLERIKARGLRAGIAVNPPTLLRLDPVPSWLALLDSALVMSVMPGFGGQVFDPSVLSKVAALKQARPGLRVAIDGGIGPDTLAAAVATGVDQLVIGSAFFRADDQLEVAWSDLNQRLRQVNPSPLLGTRRRTDPL; this is translated from the coding sequence GTGTCACCTTCGGCGACTTCGGATCGCGGCTCCCGTCTGACCGTCTGGGATGGCCTGGACCAATCCGGGCCGTTCATTACCCCGTCGCTGCTGGCCTGCGACTTTGGGAGGATGCGCGACGTGCTGGACCGCATCGCCCGCATTGGTGTTCAGGCGGTCCACCTCGACGTCATGGATGGACGTTTCGTGCCGAATCTGACCTACGGTCCCCCCGTAATCGCCCGTTGGCGCGAGGCGACCCATCTGGTATTCGACGCCCATTTGATGATCGTCGAACCCGAACGTTGGATCGACCCGTTCGCCGACGCCGGTTGCGATACCCTCGTGGTTCATCTGGAAGCGGTCGAACAACCGTGGCCAGTGCTGGAACGGATCAAAGCGCGGGGGCTACGCGCGGGGATCGCGGTCAACCCACCAACCCTGTTGCGGCTCGATCCGGTCCCATCCTGGCTGGCTTTGCTCGACTCGGCGCTGGTGATGAGCGTGATGCCGGGCTTTGGCGGCCAGGTGTTCGACCCCTCGGTGTTGTCCAAGGTCGCGGCGCTCAAGCAAGCGCGTCCCGGCCTGCGGGTGGCGATCGATGGCGGAATCGGCCCGGATACCCTGGCCGCCGCTGTGGCCACGGGGGTCGATCAATTGGTGATCGGTTCAGCCTTCTTCCGAGCCGACGACCAACTGGAAGTGGCCTGGTCCGACCTGAACCAGCGACTTCGCCAAGTCAACCCATCTCCTCTCCTTGGGACTCGGAGGCGGACTGACCCCCTCTGA
- a CDS encoding phosphoglycerate kinase: MSKKQTIRDLKLDGATVLVRVDFNVPQKADGAVADDRRIRSALPTLQYALDHGAALVLVSHLGRPTGKPEEDAKFRMDPVARRLEELIGRPVVKADDVVGPSAQAARANLKPGGIVMLENVRFHPGEKKGDPEFARQLASLADAYVNDAFGTCHRDEASMVAVPSAFPAERRAIGFLVEKELDILQTLLGEPKRPMLAIMGGAKVSDKIQVIENLLAKVDRLLIGGAMTYTFLQAKGHAIGTSRSEPDKLDLARMLMEKAGDKLMLPVDVRVTDSVSPPGTVQTIDGHDLPEGWGGIDIGPKTAAIYADLIKTAGTVVWNGPVGKFEDEPFRDGTLAIARALAESPAITVVGGGETAEAIEQFGLADKVTHVSTGGGAFLESLEGKTFNSLAIIPDLN, translated from the coding sequence GTGTCCAAAAAACAGACGATCCGCGATCTGAAGCTCGACGGCGCGACGGTGTTGGTTCGGGTGGATTTTAACGTGCCCCAGAAGGCCGACGGCGCGGTGGCCGACGACCGCCGGATCCGTTCGGCGCTGCCGACCCTGCAATATGCGCTGGACCACGGCGCGGCGCTGGTGTTGGTTAGTCATTTGGGACGCCCCACCGGCAAGCCGGAGGAGGACGCCAAGTTCCGCATGGACCCAGTGGCGCGCCGCCTGGAGGAATTGATCGGTCGCCCCGTGGTCAAGGCCGACGACGTGGTGGGCCCCTCGGCCCAGGCGGCCCGCGCCAACCTTAAGCCGGGCGGCATTGTGATGCTAGAGAATGTGCGGTTCCACCCGGGTGAGAAAAAGGGTGATCCCGAGTTCGCCCGGCAACTCGCCAGCCTCGCCGACGCCTATGTCAACGACGCCTTCGGCACCTGCCACCGCGACGAAGCCTCGATGGTCGCGGTTCCCTCGGCCTTCCCGGCCGAGCGTCGAGCCATCGGCTTCCTGGTCGAAAAGGAACTGGACATCCTCCAAACCCTGCTGGGCGAACCCAAGCGGCCCATGCTGGCAATCATGGGCGGGGCCAAGGTCTCCGACAAAATTCAAGTGATCGAAAATTTGCTAGCCAAGGTGGATCGGCTCTTGATCGGCGGCGCGATGACCTACACTTTCCTTCAGGCCAAAGGTCACGCAATCGGCACCAGCCGCTCAGAACCCGACAAGCTCGACCTGGCCCGAATGCTGATGGAGAAGGCTGGCGATAAGCTGATGTTGCCGGTCGATGTGCGCGTGACCGATTCGGTCAGCCCGCCGGGAACGGTTCAGACAATCGACGGCCACGATCTGCCCGAGGGTTGGGGAGGCATCGACATCGGGCCCAAAACTGCTGCGATCTACGCCGACCTGATCAAGACCGCCGGCACGGTCGTTTGGAACGGCCCGGTCGGCAAGTTCGAGGATGAGCCGTTCCGCGACGGGACCCTGGCCATCGCCCGCGCCCTGGCCGAGTCGCCCGCCATCACCGTCGTCGGCGGCGGCGAAACCGCCGAGGCGATCGAGCAGTTCGGCTTGGCCGACAAGGTCACCCACGTCTCCACCGGCGGAGGCGCATTCCTGGAGTCTCTGGAAGGAAAAACCTTCAACTCCCTGGCAATCATTCCCGATCTCAACTGA
- the gap gene encoding type I glyceraldehyde-3-phosphate dehydrogenase, with protein sequence MAVKVGINGFGRIGRLVFRVLAERSADFEVVAINDLSDPKNLAFLLKYDSVHGKFKGTVEAAEGALIINGKTIKITQEKDPANLPWKDLGCRIAVEATGIFTNRAGLQKHLDAGAQRVVLTAPAKDAIDATVVMGVNEEQIKPEFRIYSNASCTTNCLAPMAKVLHDTFGIEKGLMTTCHAYTNDQRVADQIHSDPYRARAAAINIIPSSTGAAKAVGEVIPALKGKLTGFALRVPVPDGSVTDLTAVLKKSATKEEINAAMKAAAEGPLKGILEYSEDPLVSSDIIGNPHSSIFAAPQTMVIDGNLAKCVAWYDNEWGYSCRTVDLIERLARLD encoded by the coding sequence ATGGCGGTGAAAGTGGGTATCAATGGGTTTGGTCGGATCGGCCGACTGGTGTTCCGCGTGCTGGCCGAACGCAGCGCGGACTTCGAAGTCGTGGCGATCAACGATCTCTCCGACCCAAAAAATCTGGCCTTTCTGCTCAAATACGACAGCGTTCACGGCAAGTTCAAAGGAACGGTCGAAGCGGCCGAAGGCGCTTTGATCATCAATGGTAAAACGATCAAAATCACTCAGGAAAAGGACCCGGCTAATCTGCCCTGGAAAGACTTGGGCTGCCGGATCGCCGTGGAGGCCACCGGTATTTTCACCAACCGGGCTGGGCTGCAAAAACATCTCGACGCCGGAGCGCAGCGGGTGGTGCTAACCGCCCCGGCCAAGGACGCGATCGACGCCACCGTGGTCATGGGGGTCAACGAGGAGCAAATCAAGCCGGAGTTCCGTATCTACTCCAACGCCTCCTGCACCACCAACTGCTTGGCACCGATGGCCAAGGTGCTTCATGACACCTTTGGCATCGAGAAAGGGCTCATGACGACCTGCCACGCCTACACCAACGACCAGCGGGTGGCTGACCAAATCCACTCCGACCCGTACCGGGCGCGGGCCGCGGCGATCAACATCATCCCTTCCTCCACCGGCGCGGCCAAGGCTGTCGGCGAAGTGATTCCCGCGCTCAAGGGCAAACTGACCGGCTTCGCCCTGCGTGTGCCCGTGCCCGACGGCAGCGTCACTGACCTGACCGCCGTCCTCAAAAAGTCGGCCACCAAGGAAGAGATTAACGCCGCGATGAAGGCGGCCGCCGAAGGGCCGCTCAAAGGCATCCTGGAATACTCCGAAGACCCCCTGGTCTCCAGCGACATCATCGGCAACCCCCACTCCAGCATTTTCGCCGCCCCGCAAACCATGGTTATCGACGGCAACCTCGCCAAGTGCGTTGCCTGGTACGACAACGAGTGGGGCTACTCCTGCCGCACCGTGGACCTGATCGAACGCCTGGCCCGACTCGATTGA